The following are from one region of the Amia ocellicauda isolate fAmiCal2 chromosome 1, fAmiCal2.hap1, whole genome shotgun sequence genome:
- the LOC136759362 gene encoding cilia- and flagella-associated protein 251-like — MDEVPSVQDPDCPLPICCSEEEKEERVDSVEEEEPEEESVHSVEEPEEESVHSVEEEEPEEESVHSVEEEEAEEESVHSVEEEEPEEERVDSVEEEEAEEWEDSAEEEEESEEWEDCVEEEEEWGESLEMEDEMEMDREEERERPVEESSGLQAPESRAEEQKAEGETGQEEIGNNKEKPPLRQRLALWLKKAVEDKKTSQEEGEKSEEKEIGGRERKKTGICEWIGKQFTQDSREEFRLRREERWKRDREKLYVQPSPPPPTGLQVPLPEVSWVGTFFYYSPEDPTLTQLQETAGQEEVQRAVEEQREEPGSEAETPPTKMRRTLARLRVLFSGRGEAEVAAAREEEQKEKRRTKKEKASFRQRLALFFGKRVADEQRDQNEGDQRET; from the exons ATGGATGAGGTCCCATCAGTGCAGGACCCAGATTGTCCCCTCCCAATCTGCTGCTCTgaggaggagaaagaggagagagtGGACAGTGTCGAGGAAGAGGAGCCAGAAGAGGAGAGTGTGCACAGTGTCGAGGAGCCAGAAGAGGAGAGTGTGCACAGTGTCGAGGAAGAGGAGCCAGAAGAGGAGAGTGTGCACAGTGTCGAGGAAGAGGAGGCGGAAGAGGAGAGTGTGCACAGTGTTGAGGAAGAGGAGCCGGAAGAGGAGAGAGTGGACAGTGTCGAGGAAGAGGAGGCGGAAGAGTGGGAGGACAGTgccgaggaggaagaggagtcgGAGGAGTGGGAGGACTGTgttgaggaggaagaggagtgggGGGAGAGTCTGGAGATGGAAGATGAGATGGAGATGGACAGAGAGGAGGAAAGGGAGAGACCAGTGGAAGAGTCCTCTGGGCTGCAGGCTCCAGAGTCCAGGGCAGAGGAGCAGAAGGCTGAAGGGGAGACGGGGCAGGAAGAGATAGGGAATAATAAGGAGAAGCCCCCTTTACGtcagcgcctggccctgtggctGAAGAAGGCAGTGGAGGATAAAAAAACAAGCCAAGAAGAGGGGGAGAAGAGTGAAGAGAAAGAgattggagggagagagaggaagaagacgGGAATATGCGAGTGGATTGGGAAGCAGTTCACTCAGGACTCCAGGGAGGAATTCCGACTCCGAAGAGAAGAAAGGTGGAAGCGGGATAGAGAGAAACTGTACGTTCAGCCCAGCCCCCCTCCTCCCACAGGCCTGCAGGTCCCGCTCCCTGAAGTGTCCTGGGTCGGGACTTTCTTTTATTATTCCCCCGAAGACCCCACTCTGACACAGCTGCAGGAGACGGCGGGGCAGGAAGAGGTCCAGAGAGCAGTGGAAGAGCAGAGGGAGGAGCCTGGGTCCGAAGCAGAGACTCCACCAACG AAGATGAGAAGGACCCTCGCTAGGCTCAGGGTGCTGTTCTCTGGCAGGGGAGAGGCCGAGGTGGCGGCAGCGAGGGAAGAGGAGCagaaagagaagaggaggaCGAAGAAGGAGAAGGCCTCTTTCCGTCAGCGCCTGGCTCTCTTTTTTGGGAAGAGAGTGGCAGATGAACAGCGGGACCAAAATGAGGGGGACCAGAGGGAGACTTAA